One window from the genome of Kaistella carnis encodes:
- the rlmF gene encoding 23S rRNA (adenine(1618)-N(6))-methyltransferase RlmF: MSTEKNTQEKVRLHIRNKNRERYDLKALVIAEPLLADHIKPNKYGDDSVDFSNPVAVKLLNKALLHHYYGIKNWDFPEDNLVPPIPGRADYLHYMGDLLSQSNFGIIPDGDKITCLDIGVGANCIYPIIGVSEYGWDFIASDIDPKSIESAEKIVNDNEQLQNKVVCKLQEDPTSYFSGIISEDQKIDLTVCNPPFHSSTEEAEKGTKRKVRNLSGKKVETPELNFAGISSELICEGGESDFIHQMILESEKFSKNCYWFSTLVSKKSNLKGIYKTLGNLEVKNVKTIAMGTGNKSTRIIAWTFLSKEEQQEWRETRWKSKSEN; this comes from the coding sequence ATGTCAACAGAAAAAAATACGCAGGAAAAAGTAAGACTTCATATTCGGAATAAGAACCGGGAACGGTATGATTTAAAAGCATTGGTAATCGCTGAACCACTCTTAGCAGATCATATTAAACCTAATAAATATGGAGATGATTCCGTTGATTTTTCAAATCCAGTCGCTGTAAAATTACTTAACAAAGCGCTTCTTCATCATTATTACGGAATCAAAAACTGGGATTTCCCGGAAGATAATTTAGTTCCACCAATTCCCGGAAGAGCTGATTATTTACATTATATGGGGGATTTATTATCCCAAAGTAATTTTGGTATTATCCCAGATGGGGACAAAATTACGTGTCTTGATATTGGTGTGGGCGCAAACTGCATCTACCCTATCATTGGTGTTTCCGAATATGGCTGGGATTTTATTGCCTCAGATATTGATCCAAAATCGATTGAATCTGCAGAAAAAATTGTGAATGATAATGAACAACTTCAAAACAAAGTGGTTTGCAAACTACAGGAAGATCCGACTTCCTACTTTTCCGGAATTATCAGTGAAGATCAAAAAATAGATCTAACGGTTTGCAATCCTCCTTTTCACTCGTCAACAGAAGAAGCGGAGAAAGGAACAAAGCGTAAAGTGAGAAATTTGTCTGGTAAAAAAGTTGAAACGCCTGAACTGAACTTTGCAGGGATCAGCAGTGAATTAATTTGTGAGGGCGGAGAATCGGATTTCATTCACCAAATGATTTTAGAAAGCGAGAAATTCAGTAAAAACTGTTATTGGTTCTCCACTTTAGTTTCAAAGAAATCCAATCTGAAAGGTATTTATAAAACCCTCGGAAACTTAGAAGTGAAGAATGTAAAAACCATTGCCATGGGAACCGGCAATAAATCTACGCGTATTATCGCCTGGACTTTTCTCTCAAAAGAAGAGCAGCAAGAGTGGCGGGAAACCCGCTGGAAAAGTAAATCCGAAAATTAA
- a CDS encoding flavin-containing monooxygenase — translation MKNKRIGIIGAGPSGLAQIRAFEALQNQGYAMPEIICFEKQDNWGGMWNYTWRTGVGKYGEPLHGSMYKYLWSNGPKECLEFSDYSFDEHFKKPISSYPPRPVLFDYIQGRIKKSNAREYIRFNTTARWVSFDEDTQKFTVILDDLKIDKTYSEEFDFLVVASGHFSTPNMPYFKGIENFPGTVIHAHDFRGADQFKDLNILLIGSSYSAEDIGVQCYKHGAKSVTLSYRSNPIGIEWPDGIKELPLVTHFEGDKAYFKDGTTEQYDAVIMCTGYKHKFPFLPDELRLKTKNNLYPDNLYKGIFFNDLPQLIYLGMQDQYYTFNMFDTQAWVARDFMMDRLQLPSPAERRIDMDKWLERNDQLQTSHENVDFQTDYIKDLLSMSDYPHFNLDEVARMFKEWLQDKEDDILTYRDKTFRSVVTGTMAKPHHTDWMDELDDTKERYLFEAEEEEMIPEKM, via the coding sequence ATGAAAAACAAACGTATTGGTATTATAGGTGCTGGTCCCAGCGGTCTTGCACAAATACGTGCATTTGAAGCACTTCAAAATCAAGGCTATGCGATGCCGGAAATTATCTGCTTTGAAAAACAAGACAATTGGGGCGGAATGTGGAACTATACCTGGAGAACAGGAGTTGGAAAATATGGTGAACCACTTCATGGCAGTATGTACAAATATCTTTGGTCCAACGGTCCAAAAGAATGTCTGGAATTTTCGGACTATTCTTTTGACGAGCATTTTAAAAAACCCATCTCTTCTTATCCGCCGCGACCGGTTTTATTCGATTATATTCAGGGAAGAATTAAGAAAAGTAATGCACGGGAATATATCCGTTTTAATACGACTGCACGTTGGGTAAGTTTTGATGAGGACACTCAAAAATTCACGGTCATTCTGGATGATCTTAAAATAGACAAAACGTATTCCGAGGAATTCGATTTTCTTGTCGTGGCTTCCGGACATTTCTCCACACCAAACATGCCCTACTTTAAAGGAATCGAAAATTTCCCTGGAACAGTGATTCATGCACATGATTTTAGAGGAGCCGATCAGTTCAAAGATCTCAATATCTTATTAATCGGAAGCAGTTATTCCGCAGAAGATATCGGCGTTCAATGTTATAAACACGGCGCTAAATCTGTAACCTTGAGTTACCGAAGCAATCCTATTGGCATTGAATGGCCAGACGGAATTAAGGAACTTCCCTTGGTTACCCATTTTGAAGGTGATAAAGCCTACTTTAAAGATGGAACAACGGAACAATATGATGCAGTGATCATGTGTACCGGTTACAAACACAAGTTCCCTTTTCTGCCTGATGAGTTGCGCTTAAAAACAAAAAACAATCTCTATCCCGATAATCTTTACAAAGGAATATTTTTTAATGACCTGCCACAGCTTATCTATTTAGGTATGCAAGATCAATATTACACGTTTAATATGTTTGATACGCAAGCTTGGGTGGCCCGTGATTTTATGATGGACCGTTTACAATTACCCTCGCCGGCAGAACGAAGAATTGATATGGACAAATGGCTGGAAAGAAACGACCAGTTACAGACAAGCCACGAAAATGTAGATTTCCAGACGGATTATATTAAAGATTTACTTTCAATGTCTGATTATCCACATTTTAATCTGGATGAAGTGGCACGAATGTTTAAAGAATGGCTTCAGGATAAGGAAGACGATATTCTAACCTACCGTGATAAAACCTTCCGAAGCGTGGTCACCGGAACCATGGCAAAACCACACCACACCGATTGGATGGACGAGCTGGATGACACAAAAGAACGCTATCTTTTCGAAGCGGAGGAAGAAGAAATGATTCCCGAAAAAATGTAA
- a CDS encoding CvfB family protein, with translation MELGKTQTLKIAEKNYSGLFLEDEEGTRCFLPKIFASEDSEVGDEMEVFVYQDDDKLKATTEKANAEVGEFAVMTCVQSLPAGAFMDWGIIKDLFVPYKQQRAKIEEGRRYLVHVYIDDVLGLITGTTRYKKNPHYENLPFQTGEKVNLIIAGQSELGWNVIINKKYVGLIYTSDVYKRLFPLSEEIGYIKSIREDGKIDVSLQPEGYENIDEFQKVILDKLELNYGLIYLSDKSTPEEIKDELQMSKKNFKKAIGGLYRDKKIEILEDKIRLITEGEKV, from the coding sequence ATGGAACTCGGAAAAACCCAAACTTTAAAAATTGCAGAAAAAAATTATTCAGGATTATTTCTGGAAGATGAAGAAGGTACAAGATGTTTTCTACCGAAAATTTTCGCGTCTGAAGATTCAGAAGTTGGGGATGAAATGGAAGTTTTTGTTTATCAGGATGACGACAAATTAAAAGCAACGACCGAAAAAGCCAACGCTGAAGTGGGAGAGTTTGCCGTGATGACTTGTGTACAAAGTTTGCCCGCAGGTGCTTTTATGGACTGGGGAATTATCAAAGATTTATTCGTTCCGTACAAACAGCAGCGCGCAAAAATTGAAGAAGGTCGACGTTATTTAGTTCACGTTTATATCGATGATGTTTTAGGATTAATTACCGGAACTACGAGATATAAGAAAAATCCACATTATGAAAATCTACCTTTTCAAACAGGGGAAAAAGTAAACTTGATCATCGCCGGCCAAAGTGAACTGGGTTGGAATGTCATCATTAATAAAAAATATGTCGGATTGATTTATACTTCAGATGTGTACAAGAGATTGTTCCCTTTATCCGAGGAAATCGGGTATATCAAAAGCATTCGTGAAGACGGTAAAATCGATGTTTCTCTACAGCCAGAAGGGTATGAAAACATTGATGAATTTCAGAAAGTAATCTTAGATAAATTAGAATTGAATTACGGTTTAATCTATCTTTCTGATAAATCGACACCTGAAGAAATTAAGGACGAATTGCAAATGAGCAAGAAAAATTTCAAAAAAGCCATTGGTGGTTTATACCGAGATAAGAAAATCGAAATTTTAGAAGATAAAATTCGGTTGATTACGGAAGGTGAAAAAGTTTAA